cgcgtttgatccagaaaaacaccggttccaacttgtgcaacgtgactacaaaatatctcaaaagttacctgtaaactttgccaaaacatttcaaactacttttgtaatacaaatttaggtatttttaacgtaaataatcgataaaattgaagacgggatgatctgtgttcaatacaggattaaaacaaactgtagctagctttctggtcacgcgcctcaatctaacagtacacttcaagttaccctcgttctggatggccgtacttcttcattacacaaaggaaaaaacctcaaccaatttctaaagactgttgacatccagtggaagcggtagaactgcaagaaggtcaattagaaatctggattcccaatgaaaatccattgaaaagagagtgacctcaaaaaaagaaaatctgaatggtttgtcctcggggttttgcctgctaaataagttatgttatactcacagacatgattcaaacagttttagaaacttcagagtgttttctatccaaatctactaataatatgcatgtcttatcttctggggatgagtagctggcagttgaatttgggtatgattttcatccaaacgtgaaaatgctgccccctatcctagagaaaattgaggaatttttctccacattgaggtggaaggtatatgataggcgccctcacgaacaagccacccttctccaggccatggatgacgcatgcaatgacatcacggcagacccGTTTCTggcctggattcgccatgcccgaagattcttcccaagatgtttggctaatgaaaacatttgtgatgtggatgagaacctatggccaaatccacaagacagggttgagggaaatatagaagtacggtaatcaatcctttgttttgctttttacagtaagccaggtgaggaacactgcaatTGATGTTTTACTgcagtttttttctttttttgtagttaattatttttgctttgattcaaagaaacctatgagtaattttattgtatttcatcaataaatttcagattttgttcaatgattccactctGTCTGTAGAATTCTCTttactagtccttttacagtgatgtacTTACATGTGGtaccataatgaaacatgtatcacatattttgtactccaatatttaatgattgaacgaacaactacacagtgaaactatcggtatcttgtgtgtgggagATCTAAATtaatgttcctatggtatttcgtgataaattagttatttgaaccaatgattctgcaagtgcaaggtttctttaaagatatgaatgcacaatgcaatgtttgaacattggacagcctgtgttacaagtgatgaccgttttgagtttttTGTCtcgagttttgaaaaatgaccacaaggttctgaaattagtgccaaagtgattgttaaaAACTGTAATCGATACATTTTCAGATGAAGACAGCATTGACTGTCGCTTTTGTTGCACGCACAGTACACACCTGAGCAGGTGAGCCCTTTTTTCTGCAACATTATATTCCTGCCTTCTCTGTAATTTCATTGGTTTGAAAGAGTGATATTCTTGAGTGATTTGTCAGAGCTGCTGCCTGTCAAGTCTTCAGTGAGGTTTTGAGATTCGTATTGGCGATGGATTGAGAATAATACCGGTAAAAGGAAAAAcgacatttcaaatcaaattgtattggtcgccgaatacaactggtgtagactttaccatgacaTGTTTGCTgatgagcccttcccaacgaAGCAGAgtttaataatacaaataaaataaaataatggagctatatagagggagtaccagtaccagatcaatgtggagctatatagagggagtaccagtaccagatcaatgtggagctatatagaggtagtaccagtaccagatcaatgtggagctatatagagggagtaccagtaccagatcaatgtggagctatatagagggagtaccagtaccagatcaatgtggagctatatagaaggagtaccagtaccagatcaatgtggagctatatagagggagtaccagtaccagatcaatgtggagctatatagagggagtaccagtaccagatcaatgtggagctatatagagggagtaccagtatcaACCAATGAGTGAAACTGATGcatggtaaaaaataaataaaaaaaaagaataaaaaagAAAGATTCTTCATGGTATTCAGTTTAAGGTTGAATGACCTTAGTTGGTGATTGAAAGAGTTAATGGCAGAAGAGGTGTGGTTAACATATCCATGCTTTTTcacatgtttgtgtttgtgtgtgtgagagtgagagtgtgagtgagagtgaaATTGAGAGTGAAAGTGtgagtttgtgtgagtgtgtgtgtgagaaagtgtGAGTGAGAGTATGAGTGAGACAGAGTGAGAGTgtgagcgtgagtgtgtgtgtgagagtaagagtgtgtgtgagtgcgtgtgtgtgagagagagagagtgtgtgagtgtgtgtggcacTAGCCTGTGCACGTGTTTGTATGTGTGAGATCAAGAGGTTCAAAACAATTGTTTTTCACTTCCCTCCACAAACAATTGACGGATGTTGTGCTACTTACTCCCTAGTTCCCAACATTAGCTTTGTTACATTATTGGCAGAATTGCGGCCAGAAAAGGTTATTAGATGAGGGTTATTGAATTAATGCACCTGGAAAGTATTTATCTTATGGCTAAGCACTGGCTCCATGGCAGGAAACTAAACAGCATCCGCCGCCACAACAACTCCATCTATTTGGTTATAAGATGGCTGTCGTTAACTCAGCATTATGTAATttgacagggacagagacaaacgGCATGGCACAGCACTAAAAGACGTCTGGGACTACTGTAGGGATGCTTAATAAAACAATTTGGCAGTTGTTTAGATGGGTTTGACAAACTCTTCACGAGGAGAAGTCTTGGTATAAAAATAGAGAACCTCAAAAGGCTCATGGCACCTCATCTCAAGTTCAACTTATAGTTAGAGcagcacatacagtacaatatGTGCTGTGAGTGTGTTTCCTGTACTATGCTATCCAATGAGTGTGACTCAACAAGAGTGTCTCAACTGACATTCCTAAGTTTTAtcactggggcggcaggtagcctagtggttaagagtgttgggccattaAGCAAAAGTTCACTGGTTTCtcctaggtgaaaaatatgtttaTGTGTACctcgagcaaggcacttaaccctaatttatCCTGCAAGTCACTCAATGATTCTTAGAAGGTATCAATGCCAGCTTCAGCAATACCTCCACGTGTGTTTTTGTGTTGCTGGCTTATTCTTACCTCCTGAGGATTTCTCAGAAAACATTAAACAGAAACATAATCTCTCCATCAGTTGCTTGTGTGATGTGGGTAAACACCACTACATCCTGATTACAGTATGATTTTATTTGTTTGCTCCTGACTCAGATTTAGCTGGTTGGGTGTATCGAGAGTGACTCTTTTGAAGGGATGACAAAGTCATTCGTTTCTCACTTCTCTTCCTCTTAAATAACCTTCTCGGATGCCAACACACTCagactctccctcttctctttctgtgTGAACAGGTTCTGCTGAATTCCATGGATCGGACACTCAAGAGGCTTCATCTCCATCTGCTCCCGACCGCTGTCACTTTCTGGTCTCTCCCCTTCTCTATGGCTGCCAGCGTGACCCCAGGGGGGTGTGGCTCCAATGTAGGCTCCCTGTACTATAGCCTGTGTGACCTCAGTGCCGCATGGGGCATCGTACTGGAGTCATTCGCGGCGGCCGGCGTGGTGGGttccatcatcctcctcatcgtCCTCCTGGCCAGCCTACCCTTCATCACAGACAAGAACAAGAGGAGCTCCGTGGGGCTCCATGCCTGCTTCCTGATCTGTACCCTGGGCCTCTTCTGCCTCACTTTCTCCTTCATCGTAGGGAAGGACTTCGCCACCTGTGCCTCGCGGCGCTTCCTCTTCGGGGTGCTGTTTGCCGGGTGCTTCACGTGTCTTCTCATGCAGTGTGTGAGGCTGAACCTCCTGGCCCGCAGGGGGGATCAGGGGCCCCGGGCCTGGGTTCTGTGTCTGGGAGCCCTGGGGCTCTGGCTGGTGGAGGTGGTCATCAACACAGAGTGGCTGATCATTACCATTGTTCGCTACCCACTGTCACCGCTCAACGTTACAGGGACAGCACTAGGCATGGCCGCCGACGTGCCCTGTAACATCGCCAACCAGGACTTTGTAATGGCGCTGATCTACGTACTGAATCTTCTCCTAGCTGTCGTAGTGGCATCCTTACCGTCCCTGTGCGGGAAACACAAGCAGAGACGCCAGGAGGGAGCCTTTCTCCTCGTCACAGGTCTCCTCTCTGTGTTCATCTGGGTGGCCTGGATCACCATGTACGCCTGGGGGAACCTGATGACGGGTGGACCCAGCTGGGATGACCCTACCCTGGCCATCGCCCTGGTCTGCAATGCCTGGGTGTTCCTGGTCCTCTACACCATCCCAGAGATCTGCTCTCTGACTCAGGAGGACGGGGGGGCGCCGGGGTTCGGAGAGGACCTGTACCCCAGTAGAGGGGTGGGCTACGAGACCATCCTGAAGGATCAAGGAGCCCAGAATATGTTTATGGAGAACAAGGCTTTCTCTATGGATGAGAACGCAGGTATGTAGACATACattcatgcatgcacacacaggcgcgcgcacacacacacacacacacacacacacacacacacacacacagacgtaagctccacacacattcacaaacacacactgacacttgTTGACCCACTAATTACCTGGCTTCACTAATTAGTAAACTTCACTAGACGACAGGATGTTTTGTCCTCTTGCTGGCACATCACATACAGTGGATGATTCTAACACACCTAGCAAACATTAGAGGGGGAGGTTCATTAAGAGGGCCACTGAAGCTTGCATCAGTACAGTCAGGCACATGAATAAGGGAACATTGTTGTCTGCATGGAGCGATCTTCACACACTATCAGTGAAGAAACACAATGAATGGCATCGAAACGGTAATGAACTTCACACCCAGTTTACGTTCTCCAAACTCTTCAGAATTTGATATGCTGGTTTTAATCCTGTTGGTGACCCGTATCTGATCTAGTAGGATGCAGCCGGGCCAGACAGGACACTGtgtccctcctcctcccactctATCTCTTTGATGCTGCTCTACCTGCCCTCAGCCTGCCCTAGCCTCATCTCATCACCACAAggttgcgttccaaatggcacccaatttcctatgtagtgcatgcacttcttttgaccagggcacataggtctctggtcaaacgtagtgcactatatcgggaatagTGTGCCCTTTGGGACGCATACCATGGCTTAGGTTAAAGTAGGAGGGATAATAGCACATGGTAATGTGGATGGCGGATGGCGCCTTATGAGTTAGCAGCTCTGTCCTGACTGAGAGATTAGCTTACTGTATGTCCTGGTCTGCTGAGAGATCAGCTGGCACCACGCCCTATCAAGACAATATTAGAAGATAGAGGGACACCATTTTTACTGACTGGAATATCATGtttgaataaattaaacaaaataACATTTGTCCTAGCCCATCAAACTAATAATgagaagagaacagagaatgTTGGGGGAAAAATAACCCTTCCGTGTTTGGCGATTATATTAAAGGGAATGTTTGTTTCTGGTAGAGACTGAGAACAAAGGATGATGTCCTTCATGATGAGAGAGAGCTATGAAAACATTAAATAGTCAGTCACTGTCTATGTTTAGCCAAAGGACTTTTTTAAAAGTTAAGCTACCGAGTCGCCTCTCCCACACACACGTTCCATTACCACCAATCTACCAGGTGATTCAATGGGAGTTTGTAATTACTCACACGTTAGTAGATGTCTAGAATAGAACAGTGACCTAACCAGTGTCCCATGCATACATAAATGTTGACACAACACACTCCTCAGCTCTGATTCAGTCCCAATAGCAATGCTTGTGTTTGCGTTACTGTGCCGTCTCCatagatacctagtcagttgcacaacagaatgaattcaactgaaatgtgtcttctgaaatgtgtcttccgcatttaacccaacccctctgaatcagaacaTCTGAACATTCTGTACATTTTCATTATCTTGAACAGGCCCCAGGTGTAGATAATCAAGTCAAACCAATCAACCAATGATATTGTGTACAGATAAGTATAAAAAGTTGTGACACTGTACTgcacagcaaattctccagtgttacttaaaaaatatataatttttaaggctttacactaagcagtgttAAATCAAGTGTTGAGTCTGTGGCTCCATATAGACACCGgaacagtgttaaattaacacactgcttagtgtaaagccttattcaaatatttcccagagtgccCTGTACTTGTTATTTTGGCCTgagtgggttcccaatcagagacagctcgttgtctctgattggggagcctatttaggttgccattttccatgtctgtttggtgggtagttgtcaatgtttagttgcctgtgagcactacgttggcggtTCGTTTGTTAAGTGTTCTGTGTTGAATTAAAAGATGTATTCCAatcgcgctgcaccttggtccactcatttaAACGTTCGTGACAGTAAACCATGATTTCCAGGCTGTTGTATAGCTctctaatatatatattttttagatttGTTCTTAAAGGGGTACAAACACTAACCAGTAAAGTTATCCTGTTGTACCTTTAATTGTGAGTGCATAATTGGCATGTGAGTAGGCTCGCAAAATCCTGTTTGAAGGATTCTGGATATCCTGCTTCCATTTCCAGAAAACTTCCAAAGAAGACTTTGCAGAGTTTTGGAATTCTAACTGCAAGTCATACAGTATTAATCTGGCTTGCAAATGGAGTGTCTAATTTCTACTGGAATCCAGCAGGAGTTATGCTACCCAACAGAATTGTTATTCACctacaacctgcattcagaatgagcACCATGGTTAGAAATATTGGGTAGAGACTACCTAAGCCAACTAAACTGGAACAAACAGTTCAGTAATGGTTGCAAAAAATCTAACTGAATGGAtttgtttagaaaaatgtatgttatgtaTCTtcgtgtagcataagattaatcaatgtgaatacaaaaacatagctattgaaacaaacaattctaaaaatcaaactgcaatagagcatgctgggaaatataatATAATGATGGGCAAAGTTATATGTATGAGTTTCAGACCCTTTTATTACGGTGAAAGTAGGCTCTCAAAAGGCCTGATG
This genomic stretch from Salvelinus namaycush isolate Seneca chromosome 4, SaNama_1.0, whole genome shotgun sequence harbors:
- the gprc5c gene encoding G-protein coupled receptor family C group 5 member C isoform X2: MDRTLKRLHLHLLPTAVTFWSLPFSMAASVTPGGCGSNVGSLYYSLCDLSAAWGIVLESFAAAGVVGSIILLIVLLASLPFITDKNKRSSVGLHACFLICTLGLFCLTFSFIVGKDFATCASRRFLFGVLFAGCFTCLLMQCVRLNLLARRGDQGPRAWVLCLGALGLWLVEVVINTEWLIITIVRYPLSPLNVTGTALGMAADVPCNIANQDFVMALIYVLNLLLAVVVASLPSLCGKHKQRRQEGAFLLVTGLLSVFIWVAWITMYAWGNLMTGGPSWDDPTLAIALVCNAWVFLVLYTIPEICSLTQEDGGAPGFGEDLYPSRGVGYETILKDQGAQNMFMENKAFSMDENADPKIVSPYSGYSGQLRSSVYQPTELAIISKGMGNEMSYESRIPRASINNSSPAHRGGSTLSVCTDEASDTQTQQGHSGNGLHKKSQW
- the gprc5c gene encoding G-protein coupled receptor family C group 5 member C isoform X1, producing the protein MDRTLKRLHLHLLPTAVTFWSLPFSMAASVTPGGCGSNVGSLYYSLCDLSAAWGIVLESFAAAGVVGSIILLIVLLASLPFITDKNKRSSVGLHACFLICTLGLFCLTFSFIVGKDFATCASRRFLFGVLFAGCFTCLLMQCVRLNLLARRGDQGPRAWVLCLGALGLWLVEVVINTEWLIITIVRYPLSPLNVTGTALGMAADVPCNIANQDFVMALIYVLNLLLAVVVASLPSLCGKHKQRRQEGAFLLVTGLLSVFIWVAWITMYAWGNLMTGGPSWDDPTLAIALVCNAWVFLVLYTIPEICSLTQEDGGAPGFGEDLYPSRGVGYETILKDQGAQNMFMENKAFSMDENADPKIVSPYSGYSGQLRSSVYQPTELAIISKGMGNQEMSYESRIPRASINNSSPAHRGGSTLSVCTDEASDTQTQQGHSGNGLHKKSQW